Proteins found in one Arachis stenosperma cultivar V10309 chromosome 8, arast.V10309.gnm1.PFL2, whole genome shotgun sequence genomic segment:
- the LOC130946261 gene encoding serine/threonine protein phosphatase 2A 57 kDa regulatory subunit B' kappa isoform-like isoform X2 codes for MFKQILSKLPRNKKVDADESSQVDSSSEPSSSMDIPETPRAAGKNHHTDRGSSSNAKRASSIFPESTISGIEALIPFKDVPPLEKMNLFVSKLNLCCVTFDFTDPSKNTVEKDIKRRTLIELVDFVASGSIKFTEPAILAMCRMCAINLFRVFPPNYRSRRLSGGRDGENDDDEPSFDPSWPHLQIVYDLLLKFVSSPCLDAKVAKKYIDCSFISRLLELFDSEDPRERDCLKTIMHRVYGKFMVHRPYIRKSINNVFFRFVFETERHNGIAELLEIFGSIISGFALPLKEEHKIFLWRVLIPLHKPKSLGVYYQQLSYCITQFIEKEPKLASTVIRGLLKYWPITNSQKEVMFLGELEEILEVINMVEFQKVMLPLFWQIGCCINSSHFQVAERALFLWNNDHIVNLIAHNRQEDICRDG; via the exons ATGTTCAAGCAAATCCTCAGCAAGCTCCCTCGCAACAAGAAGGTTGATGCTGATGAGTCAAGCCAAGTTGATTCATCCTCTGAGCCAAGCTCCTCCATGGACATCCCTGAAACCCCACGTGCCGCTGGTAAAAACCACCATACAGACCGTGGCAGCTCTTCCAACGCAAAGCGGGCGTCTTCTATTTTTCCAGAAAGCACCATTTCAGGGATTGAAGCCTTGATCCCTTTCAAGGATGTTCCACCCTTGGAGAAGATGAACCTCTTTGTTAGCAAGCTCAACCTTTGTTGTGTCACCTTCGATTTCACCGACCCAAGTAAAAACACTGTCGAAAAGGACATAAAAAGAAGAACTTTGATTGAACTCGTTGATTTTGTAGCTTCTGGCTCTATTAAATTCACTGAGCCGGCTATTCTAGCAATGTGTAGAATGTGTGCCATCAACTTATTCCGTGTTTTCCCACCAAATTACCGGTCTCGGCGGTTGTCCGGTGGCAGAGATGgcgagaatgatgatgatgagccATCTTTTGATCCTTCTTGGCCACACTTGCAAATTGTGTATGACTTGTTGCTTAAGTTTGTTAGTTCCCCTTGTCTTGATGCAAAGGTGGCAAAGAAATACATTGATTGTTCATTTATTTCGAGATTGCTAGAGTTGTTTGATTCAGAGGATCCTAGGGAGAGGGATTGCTTAAAAACCATAATGCATAGGGTTTATGGTAAATTCATGGTGCACAGGCCTTACATAAGAAAGTCCATTAACAATGTGTTCTTTAGGTTTGTGTTTGAAACTGAGAGGCACAATGGGATTGCTGAGTTGTTAGAGATCTTTGGAAGCATAATTAGTGGTTTTGCTTTGCCTTTGAAGGAGGAGCACAAGATCTTCTTATGGAGGGTGTTGATCCCCTTGCACAAGCCCAAATCCCTGGGGGTATACTACCAGCAATTGTCCTATTGCATCACTCAATTTATAGAGAAAGAGCCAAAGTTGGCGAGTACCGTCATTAGAGGATTGTTGAAATATTGGCCTATAACCAATAGTCAGAAGGAGGTGATGTTCCTTGGTGAATTGGAAGAAATTCTGGAAGTGATTAACATGGTAGAGTTCCAGAAGGTCATGCTGCCGTTGTTTTGGCAAATTGGATGCTGCATTAACAGTTCTCATTTTCAG GTAGCTGAAAGAGCCCTTTTCTTGTGGAACAACGACCACATCGTCAACTTGATCGCTCACAACCGTCAG GAAGATATTTGTAGAGATGGATGA
- the LOC130944009 gene encoding serine/threonine protein phosphatase 2A 57 kDa regulatory subunit B' kappa isoform-like, with amino-acid sequence MLKQFLSKLPRNKKLDVDLEELSRVDSSSKPSSSIHNLDSPCAAGKNHHNRSHTATGGGGSSSAAKRTSSVFPTSTVSGIEPLVPFKDVPNSEKMNLFVSKLSLCCVTFDFTDPSKNTMEKDVKRRTLIELVEFVASGSVKFTEPAILAMCRMCAFNLFRVFPPNYRSGRSGGSGGGGSGGGENDDDEPSFDPAWPHLQIVYDLLLKFVSSPCVDAKVAKKYIDHSFISKLLELFDSEDPRERDCLKTIMHRVYGKFMVHRPYMRKSINNLFYRFVFETERHNGIAELLEIFGSIISGFALPLKEEHKIFLWRVLIPLHKPKSMGVYFQQLSYCITQFIEKEPKLASTVIRGLLKYWPITNSQKEVMFLGELEEILEVINMVEFQRVMVPLFWRIGCCINSSHFQVAERALFLWNNDHIVNLIAHNRQVILPIIFPALDRNCQGHWNQAVLNLTHNVRKMFVEMDEKLYVSCLTQFKEEEALLSLEAEKRKEAWKQLEKAASLQPVIGNTAVLVSPI; translated from the exons ATGCTCAAGCAattcctcagcaagcttcctcGCAACAAGAAGCTCGACGTGGACTTGGAGGAGTTGAGCCGGGTCGACTCATCCTCCAAGCCGAGCTCCTCTATTCACAACCTCGATTCCCCATGTGCTGCGGGAAAAAACCACCACAACCGGTCCCATACCGCCACTGGTGGTGGTGGCAGCTCCTCCGCCGCGAAGCGCACGTCTTCGGTTTTTCCGACCAGCACCGTTTCCGGGATTGAACCCTTGGTCCCTTTCAAGGATGTCCCAAACTCAGAGAAGATGAACCTCTTTGTTAGCAAGCTTAGCCTCTGTTGTGTCACGTTTGATTTCACTGACCCCAGTAAAAACACCATGGAAAAGGATGTGAAAAGAAGAACTTTGATTGAACTTGTTGAGTTTGTGGCTTCTGGTTCTGTTAAATTCACTGAGCCTGCTATTCTAGCCATGTGTAGAATGTGTGCCTTTAACTTATTCCGTGTTTTTCCACCAAATTACCGGTCCGGCCGGTCGGGTGGCTCTGGTGGTGGAGGCAGTGGTGgtggtgagaatgatgatgatgagccCTCTTTTGATCCTGCTTGGCCACACTTGCAAATTGTGTATGATTTGTTGCTTAAGTTTGTTAGTTCTCCTTGCGTTGATGCAAAGGTGGCAAAGAAGTACATTGATCATTCATTCATTTCAAAACTGCTAGAGTTGTTTGATTCAGAGGATCCTAGGGAGAGGGATTGCTTGAAAACCATAATGCATAGGGTTTATGGTAAATTCATGGTGCACAGGCCTTACATGAGAAAGTCTATTAACAATTTGTTCTATAGGTTTGTGTTTGAGACTGAGAGGCACAATGGGATTGCTGAGTTGTTGGAGATCTTTGGGAGTATAATTAGTGGTTTTGCTTTGCCGTTGAAGGAGGAGCATAAGATCTTCCTTTGGAGGGTGTTGATCCCTTTGCACAAGCCAAAATCCATGGGGGTATACTTCCAGCAATTGTCCTATTGCATCACTCAGTTTATCGAGAAGGAGCCAAAGTTGGCGAGCACCGTGATTAGGGGATTGTTGAAGTATTGGCCAATAACCAATAGTCAGAAGGAGGTGATGTTCCTTGGTGAATTGGAGGAAATTTTGGAAGTTATTAACATGGTAGAGTTCCAGAGGGTCATGGTGCCATTGTTTTGGCGAATTGGATGCTGCATCAACAGTTCTCACTTTCAG GTAGCTGAAAGAGCCCTTTTCTTGTGGAACAACGACCACATTGTCAACCTGATCGCTCACAACCGTCAGGTAATCTTGCCGATCATATTTCCAGCATTAGATAGGAATTGTCAAGGCCATTGGAACCAGGCAGTTCTCAACTTAACTCACAACGTTAGGAAGATGTTTGTGGAGATGGACGAGAAGCTGTATGTCTCCTGCCTCACCCAGTTCAAGGAGGAAGAAGCGCTGCTTAGCTTGGAAGCCGAGAAGCGGAAGGAAGCCTGGAAACAGCTTGAGAAAGCGGCCAGTCTCCAGCCAGTAATTGGAAACACAGCTGTTTTAGTTTCTCCAATTTGA
- the LOC130944482 gene encoding probable RNA-dependent RNA polymerase 1: protein MGKTIELSGFPFYVTVDHVKTYVEHITGEGTVFAFKIRQSQGKDQRKYAIIQFISARNASLMMSKATKKLLFGNSRLKAREMMKDIVPNPRSSQHCLNNVKLHFGCQLSEERISVLWRNMDVRLCFGSGMRKFHFFLSHNNSEYKLELYYDNIWKIELHRPRDETANYLLIQLLGAPRIFEKEEYTLGDIYDDPLFNYYKDDSNDQWIRAIDFTPCNCIGQSTAIVIELPDGQHFPDFRENFGYYEESERPFTLETGAPFSSNLGLVPIVTPPQGTQIPYDILFKVNSLVQHGCLAGPSLDDGFYRLVDPCRVKLEYIEHALEKISYSKESCYDPIKWLSDQYRRYIASNASGKPLRSPAISLDTGLVYVKRVQITPCKVYFYGPEVNVSNRVLRHFQQDIDNFLRVSFVDEELEKLYSTDLSQRASVNIKTEIYIRILSILRDGITIGDKKFEFLAFSSSQLRENSLWMFAPTATGRTAAYIRKWMGDFHRIRNVAKYAARLGQSFGSSTETLSVEKDEIEVIPDVEFNGYVFSDGIGKISREFAKKVAKKCGYSSTPSAFQIRYGGYKGVVAVDPTLTAKLSLRKSMLKYDSDNTKLDVLGCSKFQPCYLNRQLISLLSTLGINDEVFEKKQKEAVDQLNTILTDSSKAHEALDMMYTGEISNVLKEMLICGYKPNEEPFLSMMLQTFRASKLLELRIKTRILIPNGRVMMGCLDETGSLEYGQVFLQFSNHSSSSYGRERSYIVNGKVVVAKNPCLHPGDVRVLKAVNVPALHHMLDCVVFPQKGHRPHPNECSGSDLDGDIYFVSWDPELIPSSEIEPMDYTAAPSKELDHDVMIEDIEEYFVNYIVNDSLGIIGNAHTVFADREPLKAMSEPCLKLAKLYSIAVDFPKTGVPAVIPHELYVKEYPDFMEKLNKPSYDSQNVIGKLFREVRGIATSASSITTSFTREVAIQSYDPDMEVDGFMDYVDDAFFHKTNYDYMLGNLMDYYGVKTEAEIFGGNIMRMSKSFSKNRDSDAINAAVRSLRKEARTWFNDGDGDGDDAYAKASAWYYVTYHPDYYGLYNEGMNRGHFLSFPWCVYPQLVQIKKEKACIRRSYSLSMEDRFLG, encoded by the exons ATGGGTAAAACAATTGAGTTGTCTGGATTTCCATTTTATGTTACCGTGGACCATGTAAAGACATATGTGGAACATATTACTGGTGAAGGAACTGTATTTGCTTTTAAGATAAGACAAAGCCAAGGTAAGGATCAAAGGAAATACGCAATTATTCAATTTATCTCTGCAAGAAATGCTTCACTCATGATGTCCAAAGCTACCAAAAAGTTGTTGTTTGGAAATTCTCGTCTGAAGGCTAGGGAAATGATGAAAGATATTGTGCCAAACCCAAGATCCTCTCAGCATTGTTTGAACAATGTGAAACTGCATTTCGGCTGTCAGCTCTCAGAGGAAAGGATCTCTGTTTTATGGAGAAATATGGATGTCCGTTTATGTTTCGGGTCTGGAATGAGAAAGTTTCATTTCTTTCTGTCCCATAACAATTCAGAATATAAACTTGAGCTTTATTATGACAATATTTGGAAGATTGAGCTGCATCGACCCCGAGATGAAACTGCTAATTATCTCCTGATTCAG TTACTTGGTGCTCCCCGTATTTTTGAGAAAGAAGAATATACTTTGGGAGATATATATGATGATCCGTTATTCAACTACTATAAAGATGACTCCAATGACCAATGGATTCGAGCAATAGATTTCACACCTTGCAACTGTATTGGCCAGTCTACTGCTATAGTTATAGAGCTTCCAGATGGCCAACATTTTCCAGATTTCAGGGAAAACTTTGGTTATTATGAGGAAAGTGAGAGGCCATTCACTTTAGAGACAGGAGCTCCTTTTTCGAGCAATCTCGGCCTTGTTCCAATTGTTACTCCTCCACAAGGCACTCAAATACCATATGACATCTTGTTCAAAGTTAATTCACTGGTTCAACATGGGTGTCTTGCTGGTCCATCACTTGATGATGGCTTTTATCGTTTGGTTGATCCATGCAGAGTGAAGCTTGAATATATAGAACATGCTTTAGAAAAAATATCTTATTCAAAGGAGTCCTGTTATGATCCCATAAAGTGGCTGAGTGATCAGTACAGAAGGTACATTGCCAGCAATGCATCGGGGAAGCCTCTTCGATCACCTGCGATATCCTTGGATACTGGTTTGGTCTATGTAAAGAGGGTTCAGATTACACCCTGCAAAGTGTATTTTTATGGTCCAGAGGTTAATGTCTCAAATCGTGTTCTTCGCCATTTCCAGCAGGATATTGACAACTTCCTGCGCGTTTCATTTGTTGATGAAGAGTTAGAAAAACTGTATTCTACTGATTTGTCGCAACGTGCTTCTGTGAATATTAAGACTGAAATATACATAAGAATTCTTTCTATCCTTAGAGATGGCATTACTATTGGTGACAAGAAGTTTGAATTTCTAGCTTTCTCGTCAAGTCAGTTGCGGGAAAATTCTCTTTGGATGTTTGCTCCTACAGCAACTGGACGTACTGCTGCATATATCAGGAAATGGATGGGAGATTTTCATCGTATTAGAAATGTGGCCAAATATGCTGCTAGGCTGGGGCAATCTTTTGGTTCATCTACTGAAACACTAAGTGTTGAGAAGGATGAAATTGAAGTTATTCCTGATGTAGAGTTTAATGGCTATGTCTTCTCTGATGGAATTGGAAAGATATCTCGTGAATTTGCCAAGAAGGTTGCTAAAAAATGTGGTTACAGTTCTACTCCGTCCGCCTTTCAGATCCGATATGGCGGATACAAAGGAGTTGTGGCTGTCGACCCAACATTGACAGCAAAGCTATCACTGAGGAAGAGTATGCTGAAGTATGATTCAGATAACACAAAGTTGGATGTTTTGGGATGTAGTAAATTTCAGCCTTGTTATCTAAATCGTCAATTGATTTCTCTGTTATCTACTCTTGGCATCAATGATGAAGTTTTTGAGAAAAAACAGAAAGAGGCTGTCGATCAACTGAATACTATATTAACAGATTCATCAAAGGCGCACGAGGCTCTGGACATGATGTACACTGGGGAAATCAGTAATGTTCTAAAGGAGATGCTCATCTGTGGCTACAAGCCGAATGAAGAACCGTTTCTATCAATGATGCTGCAAACATTCAGGGCATCAAAACTTTTGGAATTGCGAATCAAGACTAGGATCCTTATTCCAAACGGACGAGTAATGATGGGTTGTCTCGATGAAACTGGAAGCCTAGAATATGGTCAGGTGTTCCTTCAATTCTCTAACCATAGTTCTTCTTCGTATGGTCGTGAAAGATCTTACATAGTCAATGGTAAGGTAGTAGTGGCGAAAAACCCCTGCTTGCACCCAGGAGATGTGCGCGTTCTAAAGGCTGTGAATGTGCCAGCCTTGCATCACATGTTAGATTGTGTTGTTTTCCCTCAGAAAGGACACAG GCCTCATCCAAATGAGTGTTCGGGAAGTGATTTGGATGGCGATATTTACTTTGTTTCTTGGGACCCTGAATTGATTCCTTCAAGTGAAATCGAACCAATGGACTATACTGCAGCTCCAAGTAAGGAACTGGATCATGATGTCATGATCGAG GATATTGAGGAGTATTTTGTAAACTACATAGTTAATGACAGTCTAGGAATAATTGGCAATGCACACACTGTCTTTGCGGATCGAGAGCCGTTAAAAGCAATGTCGGAACCATGTCTCAAGCTAGCAAAGCTATATTCAATAGCAGTTGACTTTCCAAAAACTGGTGTTCCAGCCGTTATTCCTCACGAACTTTATGTAAAAGAATATCCAGACTTTATGGAGAAGCTTAATAAACCGTCCTACGACTCGCAGAATGTTATAGGAAAGCTTTTCAGGGAAGTGCGAGGAATCGCAACGAGTGCCAGCTCGATCACCACATCCTTTACCAGGGAAGTGGCTATACAGTCATATGACCCTGATATGGAAGTTGATGGTTTTATGGATTATGTTGATGATGCTTTCTTTCACAAAACCAACTATGACTACATGCTGGGAAATTTGATGGACTACTATGGGGTCAAGACAGAAGCCGAAATCTTTGGCGGGAATATCATGAGAATGTCAAAATCTTTCAGCAAAAATAGGGATTCAGATGCAATTAATGCAGCTGTGAGGTCTCTAAGGAAAGAGGCTCGAACATGGTTCAACGATGGCGATGGCGATGGCGATGATGCCTATGCAAAGGCTTCTGCATGGTATTATGTTACTTATCATCCTGATTACTATGGTCTCTATAATGAAGGCATGAATAGGGGCCATTTTTTAAGTTTCCCATGGTGTGTTTACCCTCAACTTGTTCAAATCAAGAAGGAGAAAGCTTGCATTAGAAGGTCTTATAGTCTTTCAATGGAGGATAGGTTTCTCGGTTGA
- the LOC130946261 gene encoding serine/threonine protein phosphatase 2A 57 kDa regulatory subunit B' kappa isoform-like isoform X1, with amino-acid sequence MFKQILSKLPRNKKVDADESSQVDSSSEPSSSMDIPETPRAAGKNHHTDRGSSSNAKRASSIFPESTISGIEALIPFKDVPPLEKMNLFVSKLNLCCVTFDFTDPSKNTVEKDIKRRTLIELVDFVASGSIKFTEPAILAMCRMCAINLFRVFPPNYRSRRLSGGRDGENDDDEPSFDPSWPHLQIVYDLLLKFVSSPCLDAKVAKKYIDCSFISRLLELFDSEDPRERDCLKTIMHRVYGKFMVHRPYIRKSINNVFFRFVFETERHNGIAELLEIFGSIISGFALPLKEEHKIFLWRVLIPLHKPKSLGVYYQQLSYCITQFIEKEPKLASTVIRGLLKYWPITNSQKEVMFLGELEEILEVINMVEFQKVMLPLFWQIGCCINSSHFQVAERALFLWNNDHIVNLIAHNRQVILPIILPALDRNCQAHWNQAVLNLTLNVRKIFVEMDEKLYVSCLARFKEEEARQSSEAEKRKEAWKQLEKAAGVRSEIGNTTVLV; translated from the exons ATGTTCAAGCAAATCCTCAGCAAGCTCCCTCGCAACAAGAAGGTTGATGCTGATGAGTCAAGCCAAGTTGATTCATCCTCTGAGCCAAGCTCCTCCATGGACATCCCTGAAACCCCACGTGCCGCTGGTAAAAACCACCATACAGACCGTGGCAGCTCTTCCAACGCAAAGCGGGCGTCTTCTATTTTTCCAGAAAGCACCATTTCAGGGATTGAAGCCTTGATCCCTTTCAAGGATGTTCCACCCTTGGAGAAGATGAACCTCTTTGTTAGCAAGCTCAACCTTTGTTGTGTCACCTTCGATTTCACCGACCCAAGTAAAAACACTGTCGAAAAGGACATAAAAAGAAGAACTTTGATTGAACTCGTTGATTTTGTAGCTTCTGGCTCTATTAAATTCACTGAGCCGGCTATTCTAGCAATGTGTAGAATGTGTGCCATCAACTTATTCCGTGTTTTCCCACCAAATTACCGGTCTCGGCGGTTGTCCGGTGGCAGAGATGgcgagaatgatgatgatgagccATCTTTTGATCCTTCTTGGCCACACTTGCAAATTGTGTATGACTTGTTGCTTAAGTTTGTTAGTTCCCCTTGTCTTGATGCAAAGGTGGCAAAGAAATACATTGATTGTTCATTTATTTCGAGATTGCTAGAGTTGTTTGATTCAGAGGATCCTAGGGAGAGGGATTGCTTAAAAACCATAATGCATAGGGTTTATGGTAAATTCATGGTGCACAGGCCTTACATAAGAAAGTCCATTAACAATGTGTTCTTTAGGTTTGTGTTTGAAACTGAGAGGCACAATGGGATTGCTGAGTTGTTAGAGATCTTTGGAAGCATAATTAGTGGTTTTGCTTTGCCTTTGAAGGAGGAGCACAAGATCTTCTTATGGAGGGTGTTGATCCCCTTGCACAAGCCCAAATCCCTGGGGGTATACTACCAGCAATTGTCCTATTGCATCACTCAATTTATAGAGAAAGAGCCAAAGTTGGCGAGTACCGTCATTAGAGGATTGTTGAAATATTGGCCTATAACCAATAGTCAGAAGGAGGTGATGTTCCTTGGTGAATTGGAAGAAATTCTGGAAGTGATTAACATGGTAGAGTTCCAGAAGGTCATGCTGCCGTTGTTTTGGCAAATTGGATGCTGCATTAACAGTTCTCATTTTCAG GTAGCTGAAAGAGCCCTTTTCTTGTGGAACAACGACCACATCGTCAACTTGATCGCTCACAACCGTCAGGTAATCTTGCCGATCATATTACCGGCGTTAGATAGGAATTGTCAAGCCCATTGGAACCAGGCAGTTCTCAACTTAACTCTCAATGTTAGGAAGATATTTGTAGAGATGGATGAGAAGCTGTACGTTTCGTGCCTTGCTCGGTTCAAAGAGGAAGAAGCAAGGCAAAGCTCGGAAGCCGAGAAGCGGAAGGAAGCATGGAAACAACTCGAGAAAGCGGCCGGTGTCCGATCAGAGATTGGAAACACAACTGTTTTAGTTTAG